The Campylobacter sp. genome contains the following window.
GTTAGTTTTTCTATTTTTTACATCAATGATAATTCCTGCAATCGCCGATGAAAATTTTTACTCTGCTTCAAATTTAAATAAGCTTCTCGAGCTCATATGCTTGCCGTTTTTGTGGATATTTATCATCGGCATGGTTATGAGACTTTATTGGTTGGATATAAAAAAATATCTCGTAGGCTACGGCTTATTTTATATTGCGTTCTATTTGATATTTTGTTTTGTGGCTATAGAGTTTGGAATCGGGCTTGGAGATTATAAAAGGGGCCTAGAAATTTCTACCGTATTTCAAATTGTATTTTTAGCGTTAGCCATGTTTAGCATGGCTTTTTCTTATACAAATTTAAAGATGGCCAGAAGCACCGATCTCTCTTATAGTACATATCTTTATCATATGCTAATAGTTCAAATTTTAATTAGTCTGGGCTTTGGCGGCTCTTTATGGCTATATCTCATAGTGGTAGCCGCGACGCTCGCGGTGGCTTGCGTTTCTTGGCATTTTATAGAAAAGCCGGCACTAAAATTAAAACAAATAAAGGTTGTAAAATGATACAAGCAATAGTTAAAAAAGGTAAGGTTTTAGCAGAGCAGATCCCCGCTCCAAGCGTTTCAAAGGGATGTGTTCTTATTAAGGTGGTAAATAGCTGCATATCGGCGGGCACCGAGATAAGCGGCGTATCAAATAGCGGTAAAAGCCTAATCAGAAGGGCTTTGGAGCAGCCGGAGAACGTAAAAAAAGTCATCAATATGGTGAAATCAGACGGCATAGCCAGCGTCTATGCGAAGGTAAAGGGCAAGCTTGATAGCGGAAATCCGACCGGCTATTCGCTTAGCGGCGTCGTCATAGCAGTCGGGGAGGGCGTTTCAAATTTTGAGATCGGTGAGCGCGTCGCCGCAGCCGGTGCAGGGCTTGCAAACCACGCAGAATACGTAGACGTGCCTAAAAATTTAGTTATGAAAATGCCGCAGGATATGGACTTTGAGCGAGCTTGCACCGTGACGCTCGGCGGCATAGCGATGCAGGGCGTTAGGCGGATCGATCTAAGGCTGGGCGAGACCTGCGTAGTCGTGGGAGCTGGGATTTTGGGGCTTCTTGCGGTACAGATGCTTAAAATTTCAGGCGTGAGAGTTGCGGTCAGCGATTTTGACGATAGGCGCTTGCAGATAGCAAAGGAATATGGCGCCGAGCTCGTCATAAACCCGTCAAAAGACGATTTACTGGATGTCGTTTCATCTTGGAGCGGCGGATACGGCGCCGACGGCGTGCTATTTACCGCCGCCACGAGCAGCAGCGAGCCGTTATCGCAAAGTTTTCAGATGTGCAAGAAAAAGGGCAGAGTGGTGCTCGTAGGCGTTGCCGGCATGCAGATCAATAGAGAGGATATGTATAAAAAGGAGCTCGATTTTCTCATCTCCACCTCTTATGGTCCCGGTCGCTACGATAAGAGCTACGAAGAGGGGGGGCTTGATTATCCGTTTAGCTACGTCAGATGGACTGAAAATCGAAATATGAGCGAGTATCTAAGGTTGGTAAATGAAAATTTGATAAAGCTGGATAAGCTCATAGACGCAAAATACCCTATCGAGCAGGTAACGGAGGCGTTTGAGTCGCTGCAAACATCGCAGAATAAGCCGCTTATGGTTTTGCTTGACTACGGCGAGGCAAATTTAGCCGAGCTTGATAGCTATCTAAATCACGATAAAAAAATCATCATAAGCTCCGCGCCAGTAAACAGGGATGTGATAAACGTCGCATTCGTCGGAGTCGGCGGATTTGCCACCGGTATGCACCTGCCTAATATCTCAAAGCTTACGGGTAAATATAAAATTTACGCGATCATGAACCGAAGCGGACATAAGGCAAAGGCGGTGGCGCAGCAATACGGAGCGAACTACGCTACTTCAAATTTAGACGATATTTTAAATGACAAAAACGTTGATCTGGTGATCATCTCCACAAGGCACGATAGCCACGCAGAGCTTACTTTAAAGGCGCTTGAGGCAGGCAAAAACGTATTTGTAGAAAAGCCGCTTGCGACAAACAAAGATGAGCTGGAAAAGATAAAGAAATTTTACGAAGGGGGAGACGACAAGCCCCTTTTATTCGTGGGATTTAACAGACGATTTAGCGCTTACGCGCAGGAGATAAAAAAGCACACGAGCGCTAGAATAAATCCGATGATAATCAGATATAGGATGAACGCGGGTTACATACCGATGGATCACTGGGTGCACGAAAACGGCGGTAGAATGGTGGGCGAAGCGTGCCACATAATAGATCTGATGACGGCGCTAACGGGCAGCGAGATACAGAGCGTATTTTCGCAGCCCATCACGCCGAGCAATGAAAAATATAGCGCCGAGGATAACAAATCCATCGTCTTAAAATACAAAGATGGTTCGGTGGCAAACATCGAGTATTTTGCAAACGGCAGTAAGGAGCTAAGTAAGGAATTTATGGAGATCCACTTCGACGGCAAGAGCATCATTTTAGATGATTATAAAAGCCTTAAAGGATACGGAGTGGGGGTAAAAGAAATTTCAACAAACGTAAGTCAAAAGGGACAGCTCGAAGAGCTTGAGGCGCTATTTGGGGCTCTAAAAAAAGGCAAAAGCTGGCCGATAGAGCTTTGGGATATGGTGCAGACGACGGAGATTTCGTTTTTGATATGAGTTCGTTAGTGCAAGATAGGCTTAAAAAATACGATAAAATTTTAATAATCGGACCATATCCGCCTCCTCTTGGCGGAGTGTCGGTTTATATTTATAGACTGAGTAGGTCGCTAGATAATTCGCAAGTATTTGATGTATCCAAGAAAGGTTTTAAGAAATATATCGATTTGTTTGCGGTATTGTGCAAAACAAAATTTCGAGCTGTAAATATTCACTCGTTTAGTATGACGATAGTTTTTGTGCTTATGATTACTAGACTTTTTAAAAATTTTGATTTAATTGCTACTAGCCATAATCCAAGGTTGTTTGAGGAGAGCTCTAAATTTAAGGCGTTGATTTATAGAGTCTTTTTTCATTGCATAGATGTTTTGGTGGTGGTTAATAAGCATATTTTAGACGATTACAAAAGTAGAGATTTGCATATTCCAAAAAGCATTATAATCGAGCATGCTTTCTTGCCACCGCCGTTAGAGGAGGAAGATAAAATTTTAGCTACCTATCCCGATTCTTTTTACAATTTTATAAGAAGTAAGACGCAGATAATAACGGCAAACGCATTTCAAATATCTTTTTATAAAAATACCGACCTATACGGACTTGATATATGTATAGAACTCACGGCTAAGCTAAAAAATATCTATCCAAATTTGGGATTTATTTTTGCGCTAGCAAACGAAAAGGTCAATACGGAGTATATAGATAAAATGCGCCTGCGAATAAAAGAGTTAAATTTAGAGGAAAGTTTTTATTTTCTGACTGGGCAAAAAGAGCTTTGGCCTATATTTAAAAAGGTTAGTCTAATGATAAGACCTACTAATACCGATGGTGACGCCCTTAGCATTAGAGAGGCTTTATATTTTAAATGTCCTGCGATAGCAAGCGATGTATGCGATAGACCAACAGGAACGATTTTATTTAAGAATAGAAATTTGGATGATTTATATGATAAAACAAAAAGGGTTTTAGATGCAATGTAAATTTTGCAAAGCAAACGATGTCGCTTCGCTAAAAAAAATGCGAAGTATATACAACAGTTTGGACTATACGTTGTATTTTTGCAATAGTTGTAAGTGCTATTTTTTTGATATAAACGAGCACGATTATGATCTTAGGTTGCTATATGATAG
Protein-coding sequences here:
- a CDS encoding bi-domain-containing oxidoreductase, whose product is MIQAIVKKGKVLAEQIPAPSVSKGCVLIKVVNSCISAGTEISGVSNSGKSLIRRALEQPENVKKVINMVKSDGIASVYAKVKGKLDSGNPTGYSLSGVVIAVGEGVSNFEIGERVAAAGAGLANHAEYVDVPKNLVMKMPQDMDFERACTVTLGGIAMQGVRRIDLRLGETCVVVGAGILGLLAVQMLKISGVRVAVSDFDDRRLQIAKEYGAELVINPSKDDLLDVVSSWSGGYGADGVLFTAATSSSEPLSQSFQMCKKKGRVVLVGVAGMQINREDMYKKELDFLISTSYGPGRYDKSYEEGGLDYPFSYVRWTENRNMSEYLRLVNENLIKLDKLIDAKYPIEQVTEAFESLQTSQNKPLMVLLDYGEANLAELDSYLNHDKKIIISSAPVNRDVINVAFVGVGGFATGMHLPNISKLTGKYKIYAIMNRSGHKAKAVAQQYGANYATSNLDDILNDKNVDLVIISTRHDSHAELTLKALEAGKNVFVEKPLATNKDELEKIKKFYEGGDDKPLLFVGFNRRFSAYAQEIKKHTSARINPMIIRYRMNAGYIPMDHWVHENGGRMVGEACHIIDLMTALTGSEIQSVFSQPITPSNEKYSAEDNKSIVLKYKDGSVANIEYFANGSKELSKEFMEIHFDGKSIILDDYKSLKGYGVGVKEISTNVSQKGQLEELEALFGALKKGKSWPIELWDMVQTTEISFLI
- a CDS encoding glycosyltransferase — its product is MSSLVQDRLKKYDKILIIGPYPPPLGGVSVYIYRLSRSLDNSQVFDVSKKGFKKYIDLFAVLCKTKFRAVNIHSFSMTIVFVLMITRLFKNFDLIATSHNPRLFEESSKFKALIYRVFFHCIDVLVVVNKHILDDYKSRDLHIPKSIIIEHAFLPPPLEEEDKILATYPDSFYNFIRSKTQIITANAFQISFYKNTDLYGLDICIELTAKLKNIYPNLGFIFALANEKVNTEYIDKMRLRIKELNLEESFYFLTGQKELWPIFKKVSLMIRPTNTDGDALSIREALYFKCPAIASDVCDRPTGTILFKNRNLDDLYDKTKRVLDAM